From the genome of Halobacterium sp. R2-5:
CTGGCCGATCCACCAGTAGTGGTGGCTGACGCCGATGACGCCGCTGCCCATCACGAACAGCACTTGCAGGGCGACGGCTTTCTCCGCGGAGCGCTTGCGCAGCAAGCCCATGGAGACGAGCGTGATGCCGACGATGGCGACGATGAAGAACTCGAAGGCGCCCTCCACCCACATGTGGACGACCCACCACCGCCAGAACTCCGTCATCACGATGTTCGTGTCGGGCGTGTACAGCATGCCCGCGACGAACAGCAACCCGATGGAGCCGCCCGCGTACAGAATCATGTGCGCGAGCCCGAAGCGCTGCTCGCGGGCGAGCAGCGGCTTGAAGCCGCGGTACGCGAGGAACGCCCAGATGGCGAACCCGAGCAGCAGCCCGATCTGCCAGACGCGCCCGACTTCGACGTATTCGAGGCCCTCGTTGCCGAGCAGCCACCACAGCTGGCCGTCGAAGAAGCCCTGCGTCCCGAGGTAGATGCCGACGAACCCGCCGACGACGACCAGCAGGAGCGTGCCGAGCAGGCCGTTGATGGCGGACTCCTGGTGGTCGGGCTCGTGGCCGGTCAGGAGCCCGGGGAGGAACAGTCCGGCGCCGATCCACATCGTGGCGATCCAGAGGATGCCGAGGTCGAGGTGGTAGGTCTTGGCGATGGCGAAGGGCAGCCACTGGATGACGTCGACCCCCAGCGCTTCACCGATGCCGAAGAACGCGTCGCGCTCGACGTAGTAGTGCGCGAGCAGCGCTCCCAGCAACACCTGTCCGACGAACAGCAACGCGGCGACCGGGATGAACCGGGTGGCAGCGCGCTGGCTGGGGAGCAAGTCGACGTCCGCGGGGTCCGGGACTTCGATGCCCTCCGTGGAGGGCTCGGGGAGGTCGATGGAGTTGTACAGCCAGACCCCGAGGCCGGCGCCGCCGACGAGCAGCACCATCGCGATGGCGCTCCACACCATCGTCCCGCCGGTGGGCTCGTTGCCGGCGAGCGGGTTGTACGGCCAGTCGTTGGTGTAACTGTGGTCGGTGCCGGGGCGTTCGGCGTGGGAGACCAGCGCCGTCCACATCGCGAAGTCCGCGAACTTCCGGGCGTCGTCGGCGGACTCGACCATGCCCTCGGGGACGCCGCGTTCGGCGTCGCCCTCGTGGTAGCGCTCGACGTACACCTCGCGGACCTGCTCGTGGGCGTACGCTTCTGCGGCAGAGTACTGTGCCGTCTCACCGGACATCGAGCGGTCGAGGTCGGCGGTCACGCGGCTGTCGACGCCGGCCTGCTGTTCGGCGGTGAGGTCGGCGTAGGCTTCGCCGTAGCGCTCGTCGGCGTAGTACTCCCGCATGAACTGGGTCTTCAGTTCGAGCGCGTCGGCGGTGTAGTCCTCGCCGAAGTACGCGCCGTTGCCGAGAATCGACCCGTGGTTCATCAGCCCGTTCGACTGGAAGACGGCCTTGCCGTCCTGGATCGACTCGTGGGTGGCGGCCACGTCGCCGTTCGGCCCCACGATCTCGTCCGGGATGGGCGGCTGGTGCTGGTAGGAGTAGGCGGCACCGGCCCCCATGACGACGAGGTTCAGGACGAACACGGCCGCGAGTATCTTCGCGAGCGTGGACCTGGTGACGTCCATGTTTCGGCGTTCCAGGGAACGAATGAAAAGGCTACGGCGGATTCCGAGACGCTGGGCACGGAGCCGCTACATCCGGATATACCGGCGCTCGAAGATGTTCGTGTGGGCTATTCGAGGAGTTCGCGCGCGATGATGTTCTTCTGGATTTCGGTGGTGCCCTCGTAGATCTGGGTGATCTTGGCGTCGCGGTAGAAGCGCTCGACGTCGAAGTCGTTGACGTAGCCGGCGCCGCCGTGGATCTGGACCGCCTCGTCGGCGACCTCGACGGCCACCCGGGAGGCGAACTCCTTGGCCATCGACGCGAGCGCGGTGAGCTGGTCGTCGCGGTTCTCGACGCTCCACGCGGACTTCCGCGTGAGCGTGCGCGCGGCCTCCGTCTGCGTGTGCATCTCCGCGAGCTTGTGCTCGATGGCCTGGAAGTCGCTGATTGGGCGGCCGAACTGCTCGCGCTCCTGGGCGTAGTCGAGGGCGCGCTCGGCGGCGCCCTTCGCGATGCCGACGCCCTGCGCGGCGACCATCGTGCGCGTCTCGTCGAAGAACTGCATCAGCTGGAGGAAGCCGCCGCCCTCCGTGCCGACGAGGTTCTCCTCGGGGACGCGCACGTCGTCGAAGATGAGCTCCGCCGTGTCCGAGGCGCGGATCCCGAGCTTACCCGTGATCTTGTCGGCCTGGAAGCCGTCGCGGTCGGACTCGACGACGATCTGGCTGAAGCCGTTGTAGCGGCCGCTGGCGTCGGGGTCGGTCTGGCAGAGCACGACGTAGAAGTCGCCGACGCTGCCGTTCGTGATCCACATCTTGTTGCCGTTGATGACGAACTCGTCGCCGTCGCGCTCGGCGCGCGTGGAGACGCTGGAGACGTCGGACCCGGTGTCGGGTTCGCTGATGGCCGACCCCATGATGGCGTCGCCGGACGCGATGTCGGGCAGCCAGCGCTCCTTCTGGTCCTCCGTGCCGAACTCGATGATGGATTCGGCGCCGAAGCCCGCGCTCGCGACGCAGAGCCCGATGCCGGGGTCGGCGGCGAACAGCTCCTCGACGATGAGCGCGGATTCGAGCGCGGAGTAGCCCGCGCCGCCGTAGTCGAGGGGGATCGTGGGGCCGAGCAGGCCGGCCTTCGCCGCCTCGTCCATGACCTCGTAGGGGTACTTCTCTTCCTCGTCGTACTCGGAGGCCACCGGCCGGATCTCGTTGTCCGCGAACCGGCGGACCTCCTCCTGGATCGCCTGCTGCTCGTCGGTCAGTCCGAAGTCCATGGGGTAGTGTACCGAACACCGGGACAAAAACACTCGTAAACCCGTGACAATCCGCGCGGCGTTCTTCGCGGCCCCACGGCTTTTGCCGGTGCTCCGAGAAGCGCCGGCATGGTCGACGCGGACCTCGGCGAGGTCGGACGGACGCCGCTGGTGGAACTCGACGCGGGCGTGGCGCCGACCGTGTACGGGAAGGCCGAGTGGTTCAACTTCGCGTCGCTCGGGCACGGCGGCGGGTCGGTGAAGACTCGCATCGGGGCGGCGATGCTGGCGGCCGCGGCGGCGCGCGGCGACCTCGACGGCGACCGTACGATACTGGAGGCTTCGAGCGGGAACACGGGCGCTGCTGTCGCGCGCGTCGGCGCGGCGATGGGCCACGACGTGGAAATCGTCGTACCCGACGACGCGGGCCGCGGGAAGGTAGAGGCCATCCGGGACGCGGACGCGGAGTTGCGGTTCGTGGACGCCACCGAGGGATACGACGCGTTCGTGACGCGTTGCCGGGAGCTCGCCGCCGAGCGCCCCGGCGAGTACGTCTACCCGAACCAGTACGAGAACCGCGCGAATCCCGCGGTCCACGCGGGCACGACGGGCCCGGAAATCTGGGCGCAGACGGACGGCGAGGTGACGCGGTTCGTCGCGGGCGCGGGCACCGGCGGCACGCTCGTCGGTGTGAGCCGCGCGCTCCGGCCGCGGGGCGTTCGCGTCCACGGCTACGAGCCGCCCGCTACTGACCACGACGTCGCCGGCCTGAAGCACATGCACGACCCGGGCGCGTTCGTCCCGGAGACCTTCGAGGCGGACGCGCTGGACGCCCGCGAGTACGTCGACACCGAGACCGCCTACGAGTACGTCCGCCGGTTGCGGCGCCGTCACGCCGACCGCGAGATACGCGTTCGGGACTCCGGGCAGTGGTCCCACGAGTTCGTCCGGTCGGAGCTTCGGGTCGGCGGCGAGTTCCTCGTCGGCCCCTCGGCGGGCGGCGCGGTCGCGCTGGTCGACCGGCTGGCGTCCCGCGGCGCGATCGACGCCGGCGACGTGGTCGTCGTGCCGCTGCCGGACCGCGGCGACCGCTACCCGGAGCGGGAGCCGTACGCCGATTACGTCGAGTAGTCGGAAATCCAACTAAAACGCGCTTCGGGAAACCACCAAGAGGCAGGGCCACGTCGGGGTTAACTGGAATGACTGACTACGAACTCCCACCGCTGCCGTACGACTACGACGCTCTCGAACCGCACGTCTCCGAGCAGGTGCTGACGTGGCACCACGACACCCACCACCAGGGCTACGTCAACGGCTGGAACAGCGCCGAAGAGACGCTCGCCGAGAACCGCGAGGAGGGCGACTTCTCCTCCTCGGCCGGCGCCATCGGCAACGTCACGCACAACGGCTCCGGACACATCCTCCACGACCTCTTCTGGCAGTCGATGAGCCCCGAGGGCGGCGACGAGCCCGAGGGCGACCTCCGGGAGCGCATCGAGGAGGACTTCGGCTCCTACGAAGCGTGGGAGGGTGAGTTCCGCGCGGCCGCCTCCGCCGCCGGGGGCTGGGCGCTGCTCGTCTACGACAGCCACTCCGAACAGCTCCGCAACGTCGTCGTCGACAAGCACGACCAGGGCGCCCTCTGGGGCTCCCACCCGATTCTGGCCCTCGACGTCTGGGAGCACTCCTACTACTACGACTACGGCCCCGACCGCGGCGACTTCGTCGACAACTTCTTCGAGGTCGTCGACTGGGAGGAGCCGTCCGCGCGCTACGCGGACCTCGTCGAGAAGTTCGAGTAAGCGAACCTAACCGTCGGCCCTACTACTCGGCGTTCGGGCCGGTCGTCGGCCCGCCTCGAACGCTGTTATCGGATCTCCGTCCTGTTCGCGAAATATTCGTCAGCCGCCGGGTTCTCGCGCTCGTAGCCGGGGCCGTCACTGGTCGCGACGACGGCGACCCGGAGTCGTCCGCGTCGCGTCACCCCGTCAGTTCGACGAGCGACAACAGGAGGCTGGGGACGACGGCGAGCACGACGCCGACGACGAGGAGAATCGCGGGGAGCCACAGAAGTCCGAAGTCCGCGAGCAGCCACAGCCCCAGTCCCGCGAGTACGAGCACGGCGCCGAGCAGCCGGAACAACCAGACGAACACGCCTTCGAAGCCGGCGTCCGCCGCGAGTTCGACGACTTCGAGCACTTCGTCCATGGTGAAACAGTCGTCAGGGCGAGACCACTTATGAGCCGTGGCCAGCGCGGCCGGCGGTTACCGCCGGTTCGACGGCGACCCCGAGGAGTTCTTCGCGCGCAGCACGAACGGGGACAGCAGGCCGCCGACGAGCGCGCCCGCGAACGCGAGCACGCCGATGTCGGAGTTCGAGAGGCCGCTGCCGCCGCCGCTCTGGCTACCGCCGCCTCCGCCCCCGCCGCTGCCGACGACGACGGCGCCTTTCATCCCCATCGTCCGGTGGGGGTTGCAGTAGTACTTCGAGACGCCTTCCTCCTCGTAGGTCTGCGTGAACGTGAACCCGGACTCGTCGGTGAGTTCGCTCTCGTAGCTGCCGTCCTCGGCGACGACGTTGTGGGTGCCTGCCACCCACTCGAAGGTGACCTCCGTACCGGGGTCGACGCGGATGGCCGGCGGCGTGAAGCCGTACGGGCCGCCGTTCGCCTCCGACCCGACTTCGACCGTGACGGAGGATTCACCCGTGTGGTCGGCGACGCCGTCGAAGTTGTCGACGTTGTCGAACCAGCCGTCGAAGTCGACTTCCTCGGCGCCGCCGTCGGAGCCGGAGCCCTCCGAGGAGCCGCCGGATTCGAGGCCGACGTCGACGTCGCCGACGACGACGGCGCCTTTCATCCCCATCGAGCGGTGGGGCGTACACGCGTACCGGCTGACGCCCTCCTCGTCGAACGTCTGCGTGAACGTGAAGCCGCTCTCCCCGGTGAGCTCGCTCTCGTAGCTGCCGTCCTCGGCGGCGACGTTGTGGTTGCCCTCGACCCACTCCCACGTCACCTCGGTCCCGGGGTCGACGCGGATCGCTGCGGGCCCGAAGCCGTACGGGCCGTTGTTCGCCTCGACGCCGACCTCGACGGTCACGGAGTCCTCGCCGGTGTGGTCGGCGACGCCGTCGAAGTTGCTGACGTTGTCGAACCAGCCGCTGAGATCGCCGTCTTGCGCGAGGGCCGGACTGGTGAACGCGGCGCCCGTGGCCGCCGCCGCGCCCGCTGCCGCGGTCGTCTTCAGCACGCTGCGCCTCGTTACCGTGGGAGTGTTGTCTGGGTTCATCGTCCTGAGTTAGCCTTCGTAGCCCGCGTACTCCATCAGTTGGGCGAAGATGTCCGTGTCCATCGCCTCCCGGTAGACGATGCCGGTGAGCATCCCGCCGGGGTAGTACGAGCCGTTCATCACGTGGTTGACCTTGTGGCAGTGCATGAGGTAGATTCCGGGCTCGGCGTCCGCCTCGAACTCGATGGTGTGGCGCTCCGCGGGCGCGATGTTCGTGATGTCCATCTCGTGCTGGGCGGCCTCGGGAATCTGCCCGCCGTCCTTCGCGATGCGCCGGAAGCGGTGGTTGTGGATGTGCAGCGGGTGGTTCATGTAGCCGCCGTTGACGAAGTGGATGCGGACGGTGTCGCCCTGGTCGACGATGATGGGCGAGCCGTCCTCGGGGTGGAGGGTGCGCGGCGCCGCCTTCCCGTTGACCGTGAACACGTCGGGGCTGCGCGTGCGCGGACTGTACGAGACGTCTTCGCCGGCCATCTTCCGGTTGAGCCGGGAGTCCCAGTCCTTGACGGTCATGAAGTACTCCTTGTCCGCGGGCTCGTACCCTTCGGGGTCGACGCGGAAGATGCCGTACATCCCCATGTCGATGTGCCGGTGGGTCTGGTAGTGACAGTGGTAGACGTGGGTGCCCGGCACGTTCGCGGGAATCGTGTACGTGTGTTTCTCCCCGGCGTCGACGCGGATGCCGGTCGTCGTCGGGACGCCGTCGTCCATCCACGCCTTCTGCGTGCCGTGGAAGTGCAGCGTGTGCGGGCGCTTGCCGTCGGTGTTGTCGAGGGTGACCTCGATGTCCTCGCCCTCCTGCGTGCGGACGATGGGGCCGGGGACGCTCGGGTCGCCGTCCTCGGTCGCGAACGCCCACACGCGGGGGAACTCGACGGGGCCGCCCATGGTGTCGACGGGGTGGACGTCGTGGACGGCGGGGACGCTCTTCAGGGTCACCTGGTTGCCCTGCTCGGTGGCGTCGACGATCTCCGGCGGGCTGGTCTTCGGGAGGTCCGACTGGGACGCCTGCTGGTTGGCGGTGGTGTTCGTCACGGTGGAACCCTGCTCCGCGGGTGCGGTACAGCCTGCGAGGGCGGCGACACCGGTGCCGCTAGTCGCTGCGATAAATTCGCGCCGCGAGATGCCGGCGCCGGGGGCGCCAATACGGTCACTCATGGATACACCCGGCCCTATGGAGTGCCGGGATAAGCACGAGTCGCCGATTCCCGGGTCCGGGAAACTGTTCTCACTCCGCGGGAACGAGGCGAACGTGTTCGGCCGTCCGCCTACCCGCGTCGCGGCCCGACCTCAGCGTGATGCAGACGAACGAGCACGCCGACCAGACCGAGGCCGACGCGCGGCTCCGCGGCCCGTTCGAGGCCGTCGACGAACCCGACCCCGCGGCCGTCCTCGACGCGCTCACCGACCCGCTGTGCCGGCGCGTGCTGGGCTGCGCCCGCGAGCCGGTGAGCGCCAGCGAGGTCGCCGACGCCGCGGACCTCTCGCTGTCCTCGACGTACCGCAAGCTCCACGCGCTCTCCGACGCCGGCCTCCTCGAGACGCAGACGGAGCTCCGGGACGACGGCTACCACACCACCCGCTACCGGGCGACCCTCGAAGAAGCGACGATCCGACTCGGCGAGGAGGACGGCATCGACGTCGCGGTCGAACGCCGCGAAGCGGACGAGCAGCGTCAGTCGTCGGCGGCGCCGAGCCGGCTCGGCAGCGGCCCGTCGTAGTTCTCCGGGACGTGCGGACAGAGCGGGTCGCTACCCAGCGGGTCGCCGGTGACCGCGTACGCCCGCGACCGGCTGCCGCCGCAGACGTGGCGGAACGAGCACGCGCCGCACTTCCCCTGTAGCTCGTCCTTCTCGCGCAGCGACTCGAAGAGGTCGCTGTTCCGGTAGACGTCCACGACCGACTCCTCGCGGACGTTCCCCGCCGATTCGGGCAGGAACCCGGACGGATAGACGTCGCCCGTGTGGCTGACGAACGCGAACCCGTCGCCAGCGGTGATGCCGCCGCGGCGCTGCGGGCCGCTCCCGCCGCGGGCCTGGGCCTGCTGGGCGCGCACGCGCCGGAAGTGCGGCGCCTCGGTGGTCTTCACGCCGAACTCCTCCTCGCGGGACACGTCGTCGAGGAACTCCATCACGTCCTCCGCGCGCTCGGGCGAGATGGGGTCGAGGACGCGGCCGCGGCCGACCGGCACGAGGAAGAACACGCTCCACAGCACCGCGCCGAGCTCCCGCACGAGGTCACGGATGGCCGGCAGGTCGTCGACGGTCTGCGAACAGACCGTCGTGTTGACCTGCAGCGGCACACCCGCCTCGCGGGCATCTCGCGCGGCGCGGACGGTTTCCTCGAAGCTTCCAGTTTCTCCACGGAACGAATCGTGTGATTCCGGTGTTGCGCCGTCGATGCTGACGGCGAGCTGTTTCACGCCAGCGTCCGCGAGCGCCCGGACGGCCTCCGTCGAGAGCGAGCGCGTCCCGCTCGGAGTGACCGTCATGCGGAGGCCGATGTCCGTGCCGTACTCGACGAACTCGACGGTGTCCTCCCGTGCGAGCGGGTCGCCCCCGGACAGCACGACGAGCTGTCCGTCGCCGAAGCGGCGGACGTCCTCCAGCAGCGCCTTCCCCTCGGCGGTGGTGAGTTCGTCCGGGTGGCGGTCCGGCGTCGCGTCGGCCCGACAGTGCTCGCACGCGAGCTCGCACGCCTGCGTCACTTCCCAGATGAGCACGAACGGGCGCTCGTCGGTGTTTACTGGCGTCATCGTTGCAGGTGAGGCGGCGGGTGACAGGTGACAACCAACTCCGGCGCGACAGCGCCGCCTCACGTGGAGCGATGGCCGACGGTGACTTTGTTCGGCGGGGACGTTCCCAGTCGACGGGAACGTCCGTGGCCGCCTTTTGACCGGGGGCGTAAGTCGAGCGCATGGACTCCGAGGACAGAACGCGCGTGCTGGACGCGCCGCGGTCGGCGACCGGCCGCGAGTGGGAGGTGTTCGTGCGCGAGGACGCCGACGGCCCCCTGAAGCACGTCGGCAGCGTCACCGCGGGGGACGCCGACGCGGCCCACGACCGCGCGAGCGACCTGTTCGACTGGACGGCGCGGGACGTCTGGGTCTGCCCCGCCGATGAGACGCGCCGCTTCACCGCGCACACGCTGGGAGGTGAGTCGGCGTGATCTCCGTCAGCAAGCTGCTCTGTGGGCTAGACGCCGAGAGCGACGGCCTGCGGTACGACGCCGCCGACGACTCCAGCCGCGAGCAGATCACCGAGGAGAAACAGCAGCGCCCGGTGGTCGTCTGGAACCTCACGAAGCAGTGCAACCTCTACTGCTCGCACTGCTACGCGGCCGCCGACACCGAGACCGCGCCCGGCGAACTCTCCACCGCGGAGGGCAAGGACCTGCTCGACGACCTCGCCGACTTCGGCATCCCGGTCGTCCTCTTCTCGGGCGGGGAGCCGATGGTCCGCGACGACCTCGAGGAGCTCGTCGCGTACGCCAGCGACCGCGGCATCCGGCCCGTGCTCTCGACGAACGGCACGCTGATGACCGAGGAGCGCGCCGGAGCCCTGCGCGACGCCGGCCTGAAGTACGCGGGCGTCTCCGTGGACGGCCTCCCGGAGCGCAACGACGAGTTCCGCGGCGAGGAGGGCGCCTTCGACGCGGCCGTCCGCGGCATCGAGAACAGCCTCGACGCCGGCCTCAAGACCGGCCTTCGGTACACTATCACGGAAGCGAACGCGCCCGACCTGCCGGAGGTCGTCGACCTCCTGCACGACGTGGGCCTGGACCGCTTCTGCTTCTACCACCTCGACTACGGCGGCCGCGGCGCCGACATCTCGAACCTCGACCTCTCGCTCGCGGACACCCGCGAGGCCGTCCGCACCGTCTGTGACCTCACCCGCGAGTACCACGAGCAGGGCGAGGAGATCGAGACGCTGCTCGTCGGCAACTACGCCGACGCGGGCTTCCTCGTGGAGTACGCCCGAGAGGAACTCGGCGACGCGCAGGCCGACCGCATCCACCGCCACCTCGAAGCGAACGGCGGCGACCCGACCGGCGAGCGCATCGCGGACGTCGACTACCAGGGGAACGTCCACCTCACGCAGTTCTGGCAGGGGTACTCCCTGGGGAACGTCCGCGACCGCCCGTTCAGCGAGCTCTGGAGCGACGAGAACAACCCGCTCCTCTCCGGTCTCCGCGACCGCGGCGACCGTCTCACCGGGAAGTGCGCGGGCTGCCAGTACCAGTCCATCTGCCGCGGCGGCTCGCGGCTGCGTGCGCTCAGCGCGGGCGGCCCGTTCGACCCGGACCCGAAGTGCTACCTCACGGAAGCGGAACGCGGCGTCCCGGACGCGGCCGGCGGCTCCGGGGACGCGCACGCGGACTGAAGAGGGGTCTCCTTATTCGGGCGTGATGTAGACGCGCCACTCGTCGGCGGTGGCCTGCTCGGTCTCGTAGGCGAACCCGCGGTCTTCGAGGACGTTGTACAGCGGCTCCGGCTCGAAGCTGTTGACGAGCAGGAGCGTCTCGCCGTCGCCGAGCCCCTCCAGTGCTGCGACGATGTCGCTGAACGGTTCCCCGTCGATTTCCCGCGCGTCGAGGCGGGCGTCGGTGTCGGCAGTCGTCGCCATGTCTGTCGGTTCGGGGCACACCCGCCAACCGGTTTCCCCGAAGGTGTTCGTCACGCGACCGCGAGCCGCAGGCTCTCGACGGACTTCGCCGCGAAGAAACCGATTACGGCGGCGATCGGGACGGCGCCGGGGCCGTCGGCGAGGAACCCCAGCACCGCGGCGACGGCGACGGCCGCGACCTGGAGGCGGCGCGCGGCGACGACGCGGGCGACGGTGGTCATCAGAACGGTGCGCCGCTCGGCGACGCCTCCCCGGCGTCCTCGTCGGGCAGTTCCCCTGTCTCGCGGAACGAATCCGCGAGGTCGGCGAGCTCGTCGTTGATGTCCGCGGCGCGCTGGTGCATCGGGTCGACCTGCACGCGGACGATTTCGTAGTCGTGGCGGTCGCTGAGGCCGTTCCACGCGCGGAACGACCCCTTGGTGAGGGTGTGGCTCTGCGGGCAGAACGCGGTCGTCGGCGTGAACTCCGCGCGCAGCACGGACGGGTCGTCGGCGTCGACGGCGTACCGGTAGCCCGCGCTCTCGTGGCGCGTGTCGAGGTTGAGGTCCGCGAGGTTGTACCCGAAGGTCATGTCGTAGACGCCGCGCTCCTCGAACAGCTCGCGCGTGAGCCCGTGGAACTCGACGTGCTCGTCGCCGTCGAGGACGTCGTGCCCGGCGAGGAACGGGCCGGGTTCGGGGTTCACGTCGGGGTCGAACTCCCCCTCGGGGGCGAGCGCGTCGTCTGAGTGCGAGCCCAGGCCGTACATGTTTCACGAGACGGTCGCCGCACCGCTATGCGTAGCCCCGAACGTGTTCGTGTGTGGTCGACGAAAGAGACGGCGCGGCCGCGGGGACTGGCGGAACGGGGTGAGTGACCGGACTGGCGGTTATCGCGCTATTCGCTCGGGTCGGGGTCGAAGATCTCCTCGTCGGGCTCGCCGCCGACCTCGATCTCCGCGAGCAGTCCCTTGCGGGCGACCCGGGAGAGCGCGTGGTCGACGAGCTTGATGGTCTCCGGGACAGGGGTGTCCATCGTCCCGATCATGCAGCTTCCCGGCGGGACCTTCATCGTCTGGACGTACTCCTCGGGCGTCCCGAGCGCGCCGTCGCGGTGGGCCTGCGTCCAGACGTTCCCGATGGGGTGGAAGTTCGAGGAGACGTTCGGGCCGCCGTCCACGAGGTACACCCGGATCGTCTCGCCGGTCTCGGCCTGCATGCGGCCGTAGCGGTCCGGCGTGAACGGGTACTTCTCGCCGTTGAAGAGGACGTACGTCGGGTCCTCGTCGGCCATCGCGGCCATGTCGAACTGGTGGTGGCCCTCCTCGCCGACGTCCTTGTCGGTGTAGAGCTCGTGCTGGCCGAGGTAGAACTCGCGGTCGACCTCGGGCAGGCCGTCCTCGGGCTCGACGAGGATCATCCCGAACATCCCGCTGGAGATGTGGTAGTCCATGTTCGGGACGGCGCAGTGGTAGATGTACGCGCCGGGGTACATCGCGGTGAAGTCCACGTCGGCGGACTCCCCGGGCCCGATAGTGGTCGCTTCCGCGCCGCCGCCGGTGCCGTAGACGGCGTGGAAGTCGATGTTGTGCGGCATCGAGTTGCCGTCCGGGCTGTTGAGCGAGAACGAGATGGTGTCGCCGCGGCGGACCCGGATCATCGGGCCGGGAATCCGCCCGTCGAAGGTCATGTAGTTGAACGTGACCCCGGGCTCGATCTCCGCGGTGACCTCCGTCACGTCGAGCTCGACGTCGTGGTGCTGCGGCTCCGACCAGTCGACCGGGTCCGGGACGTCCGCGGGGTCGGCCGCGACGCGGTCGACGTCGGGCTGAGTCGTCTGAGCCGCGGCGTTCTGCTGGGGCTGTTCGGTGGCGGGGCTCTCACCGCTCGGAGCGGTGCAGCCCGCG
Proteins encoded in this window:
- a CDS encoding Htur_1727 family rSAM-partnered candidate RiPP; its protein translation is MDSEDRTRVLDAPRSATGREWEVFVREDADGPLKHVGSVTAGDADAAHDRASDLFDWTARDVWVCPADETRRFTAHTLGGESA
- a CDS encoding TIGR04347 family pseudo-SAM/SPASM protein; the protein is MISVSKLLCGLDAESDGLRYDAADDSSREQITEEKQQRPVVVWNLTKQCNLYCSHCYAAADTETAPGELSTAEGKDLLDDLADFGIPVVLFSGGEPMVRDDLEELVAYASDRGIRPVLSTNGTLMTEERAGALRDAGLKYAGVSVDGLPERNDEFRGEEGAFDAAVRGIENSLDAGLKTGLRYTITEANAPDLPEVVDLLHDVGLDRFCFYHLDYGGRGADISNLDLSLADTREAVRTVCDLTREYHEQGEEIETLLVGNYADAGFLVEYAREELGDAQADRIHRHLEANGGDPTGERIADVDYQGNVHLTQFWQGYSLGNVRDRPFSELWSDENNPLLSGLRDRGDRLTGKCAGCQYQSICRGGSRLRALSAGGPFDPDPKCYLTEAERGVPDAAGGSGDAHAD
- a CDS encoding DUF2249 domain-containing protein, which gives rise to MATTADTDARLDAREIDGEPFSDIVAALEGLGDGETLLLVNSFEPEPLYNVLEDRGFAYETEQATADEWRVYITPE
- the nirK gene encoding copper-containing nitrite reductase, whose product is MFDTTRRRVLQGLGIGGTAAVAGCTAPSGESPATEQPQQNAAAQTTQPDVDRVAADPADVPDPVDWSEPQHHDVELDVTEVTAEIEPGVTFNYMTFDGRIPGPMIRVRRGDTISFSLNSPDGNSMPHNIDFHAVYGTGGGAEATTIGPGESADVDFTAMYPGAYIYHCAVPNMDYHISSGMFGMILVEPEDGLPEVDREFYLGQHELYTDKDVGEEGHHQFDMAAMADEDPTYVLFNGEKYPFTPDRYGRMQAETGETIRVYLVDGGPNVSSNFHPIGNVWTQAHRDGALGTPEEYVQTMKVPPGSCMIGTMDTPVPETIKLVDHALSRVARKGLLAEIEVGGEPDEEIFDPDPSE